The Candidatus Angelobacter sp. genomic interval GGCGAGCAACTCGTCCATACGAATCTCTCGCTGTTTTACATGAAAGCCGGCGACAAAAAGACTGCCGAACATCACGGTCTCCAGGCACGCATCGCCTCATGGAAAGGTAACATGGCCCCGCCGGACCAATCCCCGGCTGACAAGCCGGAATTGCAAATGGCCCAGCCCGTCGGGCAAAACGTCAGGTTGCCAACCAAATTTCCCGACATGCCGTGGAAAAAGAAGCCTCCCCCGGGTGGCGGAACCGCGCCCGCACAGCAGTGATTCTCAAGGCTCGACGCCGGGACACAAGATGCCGGAATTCATCACGATCGCCGAAGTAAACCAGGTTCCAATCGACCGTGGATTGAGCGTGCGTGTGGGCGACCGCGAATTCGCCTTGTTCAAACTCGATGGACAATGCTATGCGCTTGACGGACGATGTCCGCACCGCGGTGGTCCGCTGGGAGAAGGGCTGGTTGAGAATGGGCGCGTCTCTTGTCCGTTGCATGGCTGGGAGTTTGACGTGAAGACGGGCGCGCCCGTCGGCGGGAACTCCAAAAAAACGGTCGCCTGCTTTCCAATCAACGTGGTTAATGGCAAAATCCAGATACAAATCTAACCTTTTGAAATCATGAAAAGTTCCTATGAACTCGCGATGGAGCGGCTGAACAAAACCGCGCCGGTCGTGAAATTGACCGACCGGCAAAAAGCCGAAATCGCCGAACTCGAATCAAATTACAAAGCGAAGGTTGCCGATCGCGAAATCTTCCTGAAAGGGGAAATCGCCAGGGCCGTGGACAAAGGCGATTTTGAAACCGTCGAACAATTGGAAAAACAGCTCATCAGCGACCGTAAAACATTCCGGACCGACTTGGACGAAAAAAAGGAGAAAGTCCGCCAGCGTAAAAACGGGAAATGACGAAACACTTCAGAGATTGTTTTCCGCGCTTGTCGAAGTTTGTCGGTGGCTTGTGATGGAGTGAGCGCGAGGGGCCCTGCCAGTTGACATTCTCTTAACAGCCCGCGTCAATCATTGCCGCGTTGGGAAGGAACCGGTCGAACCGTGAAAAGCAAGGGAGGGAATTTCCAGTGCCGCAAACCAATTGGTGCCGGATCGCATTGAATCCCTACTTCCGTCCGCGTCGCCACAATTCGTAGTGGTACAACGCCACGACAACGATCGCGTGCCGAATTCTGCCGTCCGCAATAAGACGCGGAATGTCTGCCACCGGCACCAGCCTTGTCGCCAGATCCTCGCCGTGATCGAACTCGACGGCGTGCTTCAGGCGGCAATTCTCCACCAGCACGGTGTAGCAGGAGTTGCTCATGATGGCGGGATTCGGAAAAATCCTCCCGATGATCCGTTCGTTTTCGCCAGAGCAGCCGGTTTCTTCGCGCAATTCCCGGACGCCCGCAACCGCCGGTGACGCGTCGTTTCCATCGATCATTCCGCCGGGGATTTCCAACTCCACCGTGTTGGTGCCGTGCCGGTATTGTTCAACCATCACCAGATGATCGTCCGGAGTGACGGCAATCACATTCACCCAGTCAACACAGTCGATGACGAAGAATTCGCTCTCCTGGCCGGTCCTCGGCGAAACCGCCCGATCGGCACGCACCGAAAAAATGCGGAAGTCGCCAAGGGGTCTGGAGCCCGTCTTTTCCCAGGGCTTGATCATGAACTCAGAAAACAGGAGCTCACAGCCGGAAGCCAGCAGAATGTGGCACGACCAACCTCGTTTCCGATTGTGACCGGGCGCTGCCCTCTACCGGGGGCTCTTTTGCTTCGCGGCCCAGCCTTGCTTCATCAGTTCGAGCAGGTGCGCCAGGGCTTCCTCGTAGCTGCGGCCTCTCCGTCCGGCAAGTTGCCGCGCCCGTTTGTCCAGTTGCGCGGCCATTGCGGTGGATTTTTCCAGTGGACAACCCAGTGTCACCAGCAAGGCGGCAAGTTGATCGAGGTCCTTCAAAATGCGAGCCAATGAACCCGCCTCCTCGCGCGGGACTAAATTCACTTCACGGACTCGGCGGGAACGATTTTGACGCTCATGACGTTCATGCGTTTAACTGGTCTGTCACCGGGCTGGGTGGGGGTTGTCGCGATTTTTTCCAGCACCTCGTCCCCTTGGATCAACTTCCCGAACGCCGTGTATTGCCGGTCCAGGAATCGCGGGTCGCCGTGACAAATGAAGAATTGCGAGCCGGCGGAGTTCGGATCGTCCGAGCGCGCCATGGAGAGCACGCCCCGGACATGCGGCTTGTCATTGAACTCGGCCTTGACGGTGTGGCCGGGGCCACCCGTGCCCCAGCGGCTCTTGTTCGCTTCGTCCTTCGTAAGCGGATCGCCGCCCTGAATCATGAAGCCTTTGATGACACGGTGAAAGCAGGTACCGTCATAGAATCCCTGCTGCGCCAGTTTTTTGAAATTCTCGACATGGCGCGGCGCGACCTCGGGCCAGAATTCGAGCACGATTTCGCCTTCGGACGTGGTGATGAGGGCAACTTCGCTCATGGGATAACAGGAATGTTCAAGGATTCAGGGAAGAACGGAGGCCGACTTGATATAGTCGAGGTTGGGAAAGTCCTTTTTCAGGTAGGCGTTTCCCTCCTTTTGAACCCGGCCCTGATCGGGGCCGCGACCGCGGGGAGCGCCTTCGCCGTACTCGCTGTTGATCTTGTCCACAACATCCATTCCCTCGATCACCTTGCCAAAGGGCGAGAAGCCCATCCCATCAAGGCGGTTGTTGTCGCCGTAATTGATGAACAACTGCGTGGTCCGCGTGTCGGGCCCGGCGGTCGCAAACGTGATCGCCCCGCGCGTGTTGCTGGACTTGACCGGGTCGTCGGTAATCCGAGCCTCGCGCCAGGCGGCGGCGATCTTCGGATCGCCGTGGATGCCAAACTGGACCATGAACCCGGAGATCACGCGGAAAAACCGGACATTGTCGTAGAAGCCGTTCTTGACCAGGTTGTAGAAGCGGTCGGCGCCGCCGGGCGCCCAGGCGCGCGTCACTTGAATGACGAAGGCGCCTTTGCTGGTCTCGAACTTCGC includes:
- a CDS encoding peptidylprolyl isomerase, coding for MSEVALITTSEGEIVLEFWPEVAPRHVENFKKLAQQGFYDGTCFHRVIKGFMIQGGDPLTKDEANKSRWGTGGPGHTVKAEFNDKPHVRGVLSMARSDDPNSAGSQFFICHGDPRFLDRQYTAFGKLIQGDEVLEKIATTPTQPGDRPVKRMNVMSVKIVPAESVK
- a CDS encoding tetratricopeptide repeat protein; amino-acid sequence: MPTLEEQYDDAMFDFSTGDYDSAIAKFKAILAEDPAHFDAQLSLGMAFYRKGDYATAIVEGHKAEKLRPGEQLVHTNLSLFYMKAGDKKTAEHHGLQARIASWKGNMAPPDQSPADKPELQMAQPVGQNVRLPTKFPDMPWKKKPPPGGGTAPAQQ
- a CDS encoding Rieske 2Fe-2S domain-containing protein; the encoded protein is MPEFITIAEVNQVPIDRGLSVRVGDREFALFKLDGQCYALDGRCPHRGGPLGEGLVENGRVSCPLHGWEFDVKTGAPVGGNSKKTVACFPINVVNGKIQIQI
- a CDS encoding NUDIX hydrolase; translation: MIKPWEKTGSRPLGDFRIFSVRADRAVSPRTGQESEFFVIDCVDWVNVIAVTPDDHLVMVEQYRHGTNTVELEIPGGMIDGNDASPAVAGVRELREETGCSGENERIIGRIFPNPAIMSNSCYTVLVENCRLKHAVEFDHGEDLATRLVPVADIPRLIADGRIRHAIVVVALYHYELWRRGRK
- a CDS encoding peptidylprolyl isomerase, which encodes MAAPALAQPAKLANPAALTEQAPATYKAKFETSKGAFVIQVTRAWAPGGADRFYNLVKNGFYDNVRFFRVISGFMVQFGIHGDPKIAAAWREARITDDPVKSSNTRGAITFATAGPDTRTTQLFINYGDNNRLDGMGFSPFGKVIEGMDVVDKINSEYGEGAPRGRGPDQGRVQKEGNAYLKKDFPNLDYIKSASVLP